One window of the Methylocystis parvus OBBP genome contains the following:
- a CDS encoding UDP-galactopyranose mutase, with protein sequence MNSKRVLIVGAGFAGAVHARQLAEAGFEAHVIDKRPHIAGNAYDFVNENGVRVHAYGPHLFHTKQRHIVDWLQKFTEFAPYSHKVRAFIAPDSYVPLPINLNTINVIFGVELKNETEAKNFLASVAIPCESPKNAAEYLYSKIGVKLTDLFFRPYTKKMWLMDLEEMSASVVQRIPINYDETDTYFSREEIQVMPRNGYTAIFEKILDHTNIEVETNASYEKGMERDYLYCFNSMPIDEYFDFVHGRLPYRSIRFHHRTEPLFTQEWSVTNFTDSSPFTRETSWHVLPDHHVNPTGNVTITREEPCDYADNNFERYYPVKTADGRYQSLYAIYKNDAKLLPNMSFIGRCGTYQYLDMDQVINQSLTHVNAWIADRLA encoded by the coding sequence GTGAATAGTAAACGAGTTTTGATCGTCGGAGCGGGCTTCGCCGGAGCCGTCCATGCTCGTCAGCTTGCCGAGGCTGGATTTGAAGCGCACGTTATCGATAAACGCCCCCATATCGCTGGAAACGCATACGATTTCGTCAACGAAAACGGCGTTCGCGTTCACGCATATGGCCCGCATCTTTTTCACACAAAACAACGTCATATCGTTGATTGGCTTCAGAAATTTACTGAATTTGCCCCCTATTCACACAAAGTTCGCGCTTTTATAGCGCCAGACTCATATGTGCCTCTACCCATTAATCTGAACACAATCAATGTAATATTTGGAGTAGAGCTAAAAAATGAAACTGAAGCCAAAAATTTTTTAGCTTCTGTTGCAATACCATGTGAATCACCCAAAAATGCCGCAGAATACTTGTATTCAAAAATTGGGGTCAAATTGACAGATTTGTTTTTTCGACCTTATACAAAGAAAATGTGGTTGATGGATCTGGAAGAGATGTCTGCCTCCGTCGTGCAGCGCATACCCATCAACTATGATGAAACAGATACCTATTTCAGTCGTGAAGAAATCCAAGTTATGCCTAGAAACGGTTACACGGCTATTTTTGAAAAAATTTTAGATCACACGAATATTGAAGTCGAAACGAATGCATCCTACGAAAAGGGCATGGAGCGCGACTATCTTTATTGCTTCAATTCGATGCCGATTGATGAATATTTCGACTTTGTCCACGGCCGCCTACCCTACCGGTCTATTCGTTTTCATCATCGCACGGAACCTTTGTTCACCCAGGAGTGGAGCGTCACAAATTTTACAGATTCATCGCCGTTTACAAGGGAAACATCTTGGCATGTGCTGCCCGACCATCATGTCAACCCGACGGGTAACGTCACGATCACTCGTGAAGAGCCTTGTGATTACGCGGACAACAATTTTGAAAGATATTACCCTGTGAAAACGGCGGACGGCCGCTATCAGTCGCTCTACGCGATTTACAAGAACGACGCTAAGCTTCTACCGAATATGTCGTTCATTGGCCGCTGTGGAACGTACCAATATCTCGACATGGATCAGGTGATCAATCAATCATTGACTCATGTTAATGCTTGGATCGCTGATCGTCTAGCATAG
- a CDS encoding sulfotransferase family protein encodes MGDSLPGPGLSSYPIFIFGSPRSATSLLSECVRRLGWGGFDEGHMFDLLALQRSVIDQHYTSYRHDSERSAWAPESFPYEPLKAGLVAFFEQFMVGRFGPNWHDKTPGESTLCHAREIKKLFPNARFIFCKRRSVDVIASATRRFANNSVAIRESCDLWVSVMMYWAEIRSDLGVSGIEIDQHDIVADPLATGRRLAAFLSLPDDHGEKLAEMFRTIAPEQTKSDPTPIPLSQTEFSEEDKAYIVERTAHCMTLFGYGFETPFVEASSFRPVPFSIDPRVVDLSGLKDRSLYMHTGPRRFLLHPSNPGELESTVRFLCRPTHGAKFVRTVLTVENVKSGEVVGKLALRSGAETVSEIEGVSSWGVPCELVVAIPEELNMIEILLSTKMASSAPNNAYAWANFVDLSFL; translated from the coding sequence ATGGGAGATTCGTTGCCGGGTCCCGGTTTAAGCAGCTATCCGATTTTCATCTTTGGATCGCCACGGTCGGCAACGAGTCTGCTGTCGGAATGCGTTCGTCGTTTGGGATGGGGCGGGTTCGACGAGGGACATATGTTCGACCTGCTGGCGCTGCAGCGAAGCGTCATAGACCAGCACTATACAAGCTATCGCCACGACAGCGAAAGGTCTGCCTGGGCTCCTGAATCTTTCCCCTATGAGCCGCTAAAGGCAGGTCTCGTCGCCTTCTTCGAGCAGTTCATGGTAGGCCGATTTGGTCCGAATTGGCACGATAAGACACCCGGTGAGTCCACCCTTTGTCACGCGCGCGAGATCAAGAAACTCTTTCCCAATGCTCGCTTCATTTTTTGTAAAAGGCGCAGCGTGGACGTAATAGCTTCCGCTACTCGCCGTTTCGCAAATAACAGCGTTGCGATTCGTGAATCTTGCGATTTATGGGTAAGCGTGATGATGTACTGGGCTGAAATACGTTCAGACCTTGGAGTGTCAGGAATTGAGATCGACCAACATGATATTGTAGCTGACCCGCTCGCCACCGGGCGGAGATTGGCGGCGTTCCTCAGCCTTCCAGATGATCATGGCGAAAAACTTGCGGAAATGTTCCGAACGATCGCTCCAGAGCAAACGAAATCCGACCCGACGCCGATTCCCCTCTCTCAGACAGAATTTTCTGAGGAAGACAAAGCATATATAGTTGAACGGACTGCCCACTGCATGACCTTGTTCGGATATGGGTTCGAGACCCCGTTCGTCGAAGCGTCTTCGTTTCGTCCAGTGCCGTTCTCTATCGATCCTCGAGTCGTCGACCTATCTGGGCTTAAAGACCGGTCTTTATATATGCACACAGGGCCGCGCCGCTTTCTACTGCATCCGTCTAATCCCGGGGAGTTGGAGTCAACCGTTCGCTTTCTGTGTCGGCCGACGCATGGAGCAAAATTCGTGCGCACCGTGCTGACGGTCGAGAATGTCAAAAGCGGCGAAGTCGTCGGCAAGCTCGCCTTAAGATCTGGCGCAGAAACTGTGTCAGAGATTGAGGGGGTCTCAAGCTGGGGCGTTCCATGTGAACTGGTGGTAGCCATTCCAGAAGAGCTTAACATGATTGAGATCCTTCTCTCGACGAAAATGGCTTCTTCCGCCCCCAATAACGCCTACGCTTGGGCAAACTTCGTGGATTTGTCTTTCTTGTGA
- a CDS encoding glycosyltransferase — protein sequence MNIWYFTFEYPPYFGGGLAEYMRQLTLFHAARPSDRAVIFTLDRSINGLYEETDIAPNIKLIKVNVLRGVNQKDIGYWVSVSNEFSRLLLFFLSECGGLVARFGRPQAIEFADGFGIGYIALKQRLALHPALRDIPIIILAHTPTYFIDRLNRQPIYKLPVFWHGLMERECLSSADAVISPSKILVDRLAADLPCGSAPVAIIRNPYEPEGGYDQPLAPETGDFDHFYMASRLTHWKGVNHLVEAFALLWSSGSTVKLRLYGKDTIDVSAGASTRELLEKRFARYVDKGLLIFEGLVPRAVIEEKARRAYAQIHPSLFDNFPYSVLEAMSSGGLCIINKECGVAEISDDGLSVITIDSERPETIVAAVERVIRMTLDDRARMRAAAREVVRRHCSYTAFAEAKTTFLEKLVVASDRSSYPFFVDRGVVSNQIESIPPKNDFLKKAARSPVRVADRSGLTVAIPYFNMGAFIDATLHSVFNSSYQDLYVNLVDDGSTDYVSQQKLDELEDRHADKGDRFRILRIPNGGVANARNHGIRESRTEFVTLLDADDLVHHKYYERAVSILKAYNNVSFVGCWIEDFNEDGRIRNWATWNAEPPLQLVMNQTNCQSLVYRRSAFLLHGQHDPSLRMFLDDWEGMISLIAHSHRGVMIPEPLFFYRIRGNSIFRSRGGLWDLNFESLVLKHGEVYDRWGRHITAFLNANGPNNFYHIAGKPSALSK from the coding sequence ATGAATATTTGGTATTTTACATTTGAATATCCCCCTTATTTTGGGGGCGGGCTCGCTGAATACATGCGTCAGCTAACATTATTTCATGCTGCTCGACCAAGTGACAGGGCTGTGATTTTCACCCTCGACCGTTCCATCAACGGTCTTTACGAGGAAACAGACATTGCGCCAAACATCAAATTGATAAAAGTTAACGTCCTTCGGGGCGTTAATCAGAAAGATATTGGCTATTGGGTCAGCGTCTCCAACGAATTTTCGAGGCTTTTGTTATTCTTTCTTTCGGAATGCGGTGGGCTTGTCGCGCGTTTCGGTCGTCCGCAGGCAATAGAGTTCGCGGACGGTTTTGGAATAGGTTACATCGCGTTAAAGCAAAGACTCGCGCTTCATCCCGCGCTACGAGACATTCCAATAATTATTCTGGCGCACACGCCCACATATTTTATCGATCGTCTCAACAGGCAGCCTATCTATAAGTTACCAGTTTTCTGGCATGGATTGATGGAACGCGAGTGCCTGAGCAGTGCGGACGCAGTAATAAGCCCGTCAAAAATACTCGTGGACCGACTAGCCGCCGACCTTCCCTGCGGATCGGCGCCGGTCGCGATCATCCGCAACCCCTATGAGCCCGAAGGAGGATACGACCAACCGCTGGCTCCTGAAACAGGCGACTTCGACCATTTTTATATGGCGTCGCGCCTGACGCATTGGAAGGGAGTCAATCATCTCGTTGAAGCGTTCGCACTTCTTTGGTCGAGCGGCTCAACGGTGAAGTTGCGACTTTACGGCAAGGATACTATCGACGTCAGCGCGGGCGCTTCTACTCGCGAGCTCCTCGAAAAGCGTTTTGCTCGATATGTCGACAAGGGGCTGCTAATATTCGAAGGATTGGTGCCACGCGCCGTCATCGAGGAAAAAGCGCGCCGCGCCTATGCCCAGATTCACCCCTCACTGTTCGACAATTTTCCATATTCCGTTCTTGAAGCGATGTCATCGGGCGGCCTGTGCATCATTAACAAGGAATGCGGAGTTGCAGAAATCTCTGATGATGGACTTAGCGTGATAACGATCGACTCGGAGCGGCCTGAGACGATTGTGGCGGCTGTCGAGAGAGTTATTCGGATGACTCTCGACGATCGCGCACGAATGCGCGCAGCCGCTCGTGAAGTTGTCAGGCGTCATTGCTCTTATACTGCGTTCGCAGAAGCAAAGACCACCTTTTTGGAAAAGCTTGTTGTCGCCTCCGATCGCAGTTCTTATCCGTTTTTTGTTGACCGCGGCGTGGTTTCGAATCAAATAGAGTCGATCCCACCCAAGAACGATTTCCTAAAGAAGGCAGCGAGATCGCCAGTTCGCGTTGCCGATCGCTCGGGACTGACTGTGGCGATCCCCTATTTCAATATGGGGGCCTTCATTGATGCAACGTTACATTCTGTTTTCAATTCGTCCTATCAGGATCTTTACGTCAATCTTGTCGACGACGGCAGCACTGATTACGTTAGTCAACAAAAACTAGATGAGCTGGAAGATCGTCACGCTGACAAGGGTGACAGGTTCCGTATCTTGAGGATCCCGAACGGCGGCGTCGCCAATGCACGAAATCACGGCATACGGGAAAGCCGCACCGAATTCGTCACTCTTCTCGATGCTGACGATCTCGTTCATCATAAATATTATGAACGTGCTGTTTCGATCCTGAAGGCATATAACAATGTATCATTTGTCGGGTGTTGGATAGAAGATTTCAATGAAGACGGCCGCATTCGTAATTGGGCGACATGGAATGCGGAGCCCCCGCTCCAGCTCGTAATGAACCAGACAAACTGCCAGTCCCTTGTTTATCGTAGAAGCGCCTTCCTTCTCCATGGCCAACACGACCCGTCGCTGCGGATGTTCCTCGACGATTGGGAAGGAATGATTTCGCTAATCGCTCACTCGCATCGTGGAGTCATGATTCCCGAACCTTTGTTTTTCTATAGAATCCGAGGCAATTCGATCTTTCGTTCGCGGGGCGGTCTTTGGGACCTAAATTTCGAGTCGCTCGTTCTGAAACACGGTGAAGTGTATGACAGATGGGGACGTCATATCACTGCGTTTTTGAACGCAAACGGTCCGAATAATTTTTATCACATAGCCGGCAAACCGAGCGCTCTCAGCAAATAG
- a CDS encoding DUF6212 domain-containing protein, which translates to MSLARNLDLLSRSASEQRLDQDIKEISLRSSLAFLAPASLAAKLRDSGLDAMCVIRPDSDFLALERIGAGTELSASIEQLEKLPIGILLAQEFSSPERERLAEIVPPFPSIDPSLYCAQGVSVAEIAGWMARRSIAAAAAFGDHLARASAEIARLQRFWREQEEALRRVEAALEAAGGGVERLAVFFPPGAANASLSRFSQDFPIIQKTRRLFHALGGVELFFIEPGQSGLVRVEAKGAFSGKSLAVWTVPEHEIAPGWNRFNTPSERSNPLAEAIAIVVSSDSEAVARVALGEATAEPGLGAQAGSETKDRPLALRLYEGVAGFAARPGDFGFAPDGAPQQPLKGRVRGDRALARAALVYPAKGIVRLEGEAGLLVHPVTGKRPTIGVIRGVSVGGLCAVSVEIALKSERAPPVDFGVLVLEAQEAAFEPRAGLLDKLGVAGESSLERKAAWLRLQGMETGRLTYEAPRKFTGRVDVFLMTRSSTGVADYAWAYFQGLTLVFSD; encoded by the coding sequence ATGTCTTTGGCGCGAAACTTAGATTTATTGTCACGGTCCGCAAGTGAACAGAGGCTGGATCAAGACATCAAGGAGATCTCTCTGCGTTCATCGCTGGCGTTTCTAGCTCCAGCCAGTCTTGCGGCAAAATTGCGAGACAGCGGGCTTGATGCGATGTGCGTAATACGTCCCGACTCAGATTTTCTCGCCTTGGAGCGTATCGGAGCGGGGACTGAGTTATCGGCCTCGATCGAGCAGCTCGAAAAATTGCCGATCGGCATTCTTTTGGCTCAGGAATTTTCTTCGCCTGAGCGCGAACGTCTGGCCGAAATCGTTCCGCCATTCCCTTCAATTGATCCGTCTCTGTATTGCGCACAGGGCGTATCGGTTGCGGAGATAGCGGGATGGATGGCGCGTCGTTCGATAGCGGCTGCGGCGGCTTTTGGAGATCACCTCGCCAGAGCGAGTGCGGAAATCGCGCGGCTCCAGAGGTTTTGGCGGGAGCAAGAGGAAGCGTTGCGCCGAGTGGAAGCCGCTCTTGAAGCTGCGGGTGGAGGGGTTGAGCGACTGGCTGTGTTTTTTCCTCCTGGCGCCGCGAACGCTTCATTAAGTCGATTTTCACAAGATTTTCCGATTATTCAGAAAACGCGTAGACTTTTTCATGCGCTCGGCGGAGTTGAACTGTTTTTTATTGAACCGGGCCAATCTGGGCTTGTGCGCGTCGAAGCCAAGGGCGCATTTTCGGGTAAGTCCCTTGCGGTTTGGACAGTGCCGGAACACGAAATCGCTCCCGGTTGGAATCGCTTCAATACCCCCTCCGAGCGTTCGAACCCGCTTGCGGAGGCGATCGCGATCGTGGTTTCCTCCGACTCCGAGGCCGTTGCTCGAGTCGCTCTTGGAGAGGCGACAGCAGAGCCGGGTCTCGGAGCGCAAGCTGGAAGCGAAACAAAAGATCGCCCACTCGCATTGCGTCTATATGAGGGCGTCGCCGGATTCGCCGCGCGGCCAGGGGATTTTGGTTTCGCGCCAGATGGCGCGCCGCAGCAGCCGCTCAAAGGGCGGGTCCGGGGCGACCGCGCCCTGGCGCGGGCGGCGCTCGTTTATCCTGCCAAGGGCATCGTTCGCTTGGAGGGAGAGGCCGGTTTGCTTGTTCATCCGGTGACGGGCAAACGTCCGACAATCGGGGTTATTAGGGGAGTTTCCGTTGGAGGGCTTTGCGCCGTCAGCGTCGAAATAGCCTTGAAGAGTGAGAGAGCGCCGCCAGTCGACTTCGGTGTTCTGGTATTGGAGGCGCAGGAAGCCGCATTCGAGCCCCGAGCCGGTCTTCTAGACAAGTTGGGCGTCGCAGGGGAGAGCTCGCTTGAAAGGAAGGCCGCATGGCTGCGCCTGCAGGGGATGGAGACGGGACGTCTTACCTACGAAGCGCCGCGCAAATTTACTGGTCGCGTCGATGTTTTTCTCATGACGCGCTCGTCGACGGGCGTCGCTGATTACGCTTGGGCTTACTTCCAGGGCTTGACCCTCGTTTTTTCCGATTGA
- a CDS encoding ISAs1 family transposase produces MSRHETLDGDHGRIKTRRYAAIHDVGWLQERHDWSGLAGVVVVESARELDGKNERETRFYITSLTAPAVTIGAMIRDHWVIENSLHWVMDMVFRDDECRVRTENAPANFVTLKQMANNLIRRAPGEDSQRLKRMTAAWDDDFLASLVVAP; encoded by the coding sequence GTGAGCCGGCACGAGACGCTCGACGGCGATCACGGCCGCATCAAGACGCGCAGATACGCGGCGATCCACGATGTCGGATGGCTGCAGGAGCGCCATGATTGGTCGGGCCTCGCAGGGGTCGTCGTGGTCGAAAGCGCCCGCGAGCTCGACGGTAAGAACGAGCGAGAAACGCGCTTCTACATAACCTCGCTGACGGCGCCCGCCGTGACGATCGGGGCGATGATCCGTGACCACTGGGTCATCGAGAACAGCCTGCACTGGGTCATGGACATGGTCTTTCGCGACGATGAATGCCGCGTCAGGACTGAAAACGCCCCTGCCAACTTCGTCACGCTGAAGCAGATGGCCAACAATCTGATCCGGAGAGCGCCCGGCGAGGATTCTCAGCGCCTCAAGCGCATGACCGCCGCATGGGACGACGACTTTCTCGCAAGCCTCGTCGTCGCCCCTTAA
- a CDS encoding glycosyltransferase, whose amino-acid sequence MADAPEVDWFYPDIHMFGACASHDYGGDYRRLTACLVNISEAGSLVRRRVFESGLRYDETMRMGYEDWDFWLSALERGFSGRHLPALGLAYRKRAESMLAESHRRDSDIREYLTRKHAALYDLRALNALEHAEAPRWALVSGDVVQFFTDPALPATVMTRAEWLTAFWQAMREPAYGFAGAFVLFAPQDLLPRLTAGRLSRWFFQACEGLLVASDAVRIVYVATGDDAFVENVPEEAGGIDEESDFGAVAFSFSFASLRAAADGADAAISVWRELKVATLKLGFPQAPEPVQNHALTAFSAFIDDFRHHELSKTPAPMHADRRFGAPPLVSLHEYGRARFGGGLLPLATGSRAGKIAFVTPIVDFGGVEKVAFCFAAALKEYGFSSDLVVVGPRRVKRFAEACAIFDHIFFIDASKMHSWSGDLFMGTPLSPIGPEARRQDLENLLASYEIVISAHSSEALDIFSALRKRGVVTASHLHVFDRTSTGRSVGHPVLALAYEHALDFVLTCSRTLGDEVAGLGVPRSKIVTAPNAASLRPSAQAMARLRARRAARSGGPLNVLFLGRLDRQKGLDRLRAIQAALAGRADMRLRMVGKAVMDAPDPALAALVEPPVYDAASLAALYEWADALILPSRYEGLPLTLLEAMAFGVAPIAADCGAVNEAIRDGVDGFLVSQDEASAQTIARLDTFARAPELLWRVQEAALAASERRSWSTACENFLAALDARGKNL is encoded by the coding sequence TTGGCCGATGCGCCGGAGGTCGACTGGTTTTATCCGGACATCCATATGTTTGGCGCATGTGCGAGCCACGACTACGGCGGCGACTACCGGCGCCTGACCGCCTGTCTGGTGAACATCAGCGAAGCAGGCAGCCTGGTTCGCCGCCGGGTCTTCGAGAGCGGCCTGCGTTACGATGAAACGATGCGCATGGGATATGAGGACTGGGACTTCTGGCTGAGCGCACTGGAACGAGGCTTTTCTGGCCGTCATCTTCCAGCGCTCGGACTCGCCTATCGCAAGCGCGCCGAAAGCATGCTGGCCGAGTCTCATAGACGGGACAGCGACATCCGGGAGTATCTCACTCGAAAGCACGCAGCCCTTTACGATCTGCGGGCGCTTAATGCGCTCGAGCACGCGGAGGCCCCTCGCTGGGCTCTGGTTTCGGGGGATGTCGTCCAATTTTTCACGGATCCCGCATTGCCCGCGACCGTCATGACGCGCGCTGAGTGGCTGACTGCATTCTGGCAGGCCATGAGAGAGCCCGCCTATGGCTTTGCCGGAGCCTTCGTCCTGTTCGCGCCTCAGGATTTGCTGCCGCGCCTCACGGCGGGGCGGCTGTCGCGATGGTTTTTTCAAGCCTGCGAGGGTTTGCTCGTGGCGTCAGACGCTGTTCGGATCGTCTACGTCGCGACCGGGGACGACGCGTTTGTCGAGAATGTCCCAGAGGAGGCGGGAGGAATCGACGAAGAGTCCGACTTCGGCGCGGTCGCTTTCTCTTTCTCTTTCGCTTCGCTGCGGGCCGCGGCCGACGGCGCGGATGCGGCGATATCGGTTTGGCGCGAACTGAAAGTGGCGACTCTTAAGCTTGGTTTCCCGCAGGCTCCCGAACCTGTCCAAAACCACGCGCTGACGGCGTTCAGCGCCTTTATCGACGACTTCAGACATCACGAACTCTCGAAAACGCCAGCGCCGATGCACGCCGACCGCAGGTTTGGCGCGCCGCCGCTCGTTTCGCTGCATGAATATGGGCGCGCGCGGTTTGGCGGGGGGCTGCTGCCGCTGGCGACCGGAAGCCGCGCCGGCAAAATCGCCTTCGTCACGCCGATCGTCGATTTCGGCGGCGTCGAGAAAGTCGCCTTCTGCTTTGCGGCTGCGCTGAAGGAATACGGTTTTTCATCCGATCTCGTCGTCGTCGGTCCGCGCCGCGTTAAACGGTTCGCGGAGGCGTGCGCCATATTTGATCATATCTTCTTTATCGACGCGTCGAAAATGCACAGCTGGAGCGGCGATCTCTTCATGGGCACGCCGCTTTCGCCGATCGGACCGGAGGCGCGCCGCCAGGATCTGGAAAATCTCCTCGCTTCCTATGAGATCGTCATTTCCGCTCATTCGTCGGAAGCGCTCGACATTTTCAGCGCGCTTCGCAAGCGCGGGGTCGTCACGGCGAGTCATCTCCATGTTTTCGATCGCACGTCGACTGGCCGCAGCGTTGGGCACCCCGTATTGGCGTTGGCCTATGAGCACGCGCTCGACTTCGTTTTGACCTGTTCGCGGACCTTGGGCGACGAAGTCGCCGGTCTCGGCGTTCCGCGCAGCAAGATCGTGACGGCGCCGAACGCCGCTTCGCTGCGTCCGTCCGCCCAGGCGATGGCGCGCCTGCGCGCGCGGCGCGCGGCGCGGTCGGGCGGGCCGCTCAATGTGCTTTTCCTGGGGCGCCTCGACCGGCAGAAAGGTCTCGACCGCCTGCGGGCGATCCAGGCGGCGCTCGCCGGCCGCGCCGATATGCGGCTTCGGATGGTTGGCAAGGCGGTAATGGATGCGCCTGATCCGGCGCTCGCCGCGTTGGTCGAACCGCCTGTTTACGATGCGGCGAGCCTCGCCGCTTTATATGAATGGGCGGACGCCCTGATTCTGCCGTCCCGCTACGAGGGCCTTCCCCTGACTCTTTTGGAGGCGATGGCCTTCGGCGTCGCGCCGATCGCGGCCGATTGCGGCGCGGTGAACGAGGCGATCCGCGACGGCGTCGACGGATTTTTGGTCAGTCAAGACGAGGCGAGCGCGCAGACGATCGCCCGCTTGGACACTTTTGCGCGGGCGCCGGAATTATTGTGGCGCGTCCAGGAAGCCGCGCTCGCCGCCTCGGAACGGAGAAGCTGGAGCACGGCTTGCGAGAATTTTCTGGCTGCGCTGGACGCGCGTGGGAAGAACTTGTAA
- a CDS encoding ABC transporter permease produces MTDHSLSHSFDAFSKVIATNQRIIAALILQDMRTRFGSSYLSYIIAILWPLTHFAVIVLGYAMLHFVAPVADDPIIFAATGALPYMLCLYPARLMSIAILQNRQVLAIPCVRPLHLLTARAVIEILSALLVSFLVFFVFYLLDYEIIPSNIVDAISALFATMYFGIGYGVFGIIIIAIFGYFANIVIIFSVIILYFASGIYIHPGTMTERALELEYYNPLFNCAVWMRSSYYVGFEDIAINKGIIFWAGTSFLCLGLIGERYLRGKFFTA; encoded by the coding sequence ATGACCGATCACAGTCTCTCCCATAGTTTCGACGCATTTAGCAAAGTTATCGCAACCAATCAGCGGATAATTGCCGCACTGATTTTGCAAGATATGCGCACTCGGTTTGGCAGCTCTTATCTTAGCTATATCATAGCGATACTGTGGCCTCTGACGCACTTTGCCGTAATTGTTTTAGGGTATGCAATGTTACATTTTGTAGCGCCGGTCGCAGATGATCCTATTATATTTGCTGCCACGGGCGCTTTACCGTACATGTTATGCCTATACCCAGCGAGGTTAATGTCTATTGCGATATTACAGAATAGACAGGTGTTAGCTATTCCATGCGTGCGCCCATTACATCTTTTAACTGCAAGAGCTGTAATCGAGATACTTTCAGCATTATTAGTCAGTTTTTTGGTTTTTTTTGTTTTTTATCTGCTGGACTACGAAATTATTCCTTCAAATATCGTTGATGCAATTTCAGCTTTATTTGCAACAATGTATTTTGGAATAGGGTATGGGGTGTTTGGTATTATTATAATTGCTATATTTGGCTATTTCGCAAATATTGTGATTATTTTTAGTGTTATCATACTATACTTTGCGTCTGGAATTTATATCCATCCGGGGACAATGACTGAAAGAGCTCTTGAACTAGAGTATTATAATCCCCTATTTAATTGCGCTGTTTGGATGCGTTCGTCGTATTACGTGGGATTTGAGGACATTGCAATTAACAAAGGCATCATATTTTGGGCTGGCACCTCTTTTCTTTGCCTTGGTCTCATTGGAGAGCGATATCTGCGGGGAAAGTTTTTCACGGCATGA